The Camelus bactrianus isolate YW-2024 breed Bactrian camel chromosome 32, ASM4877302v1, whole genome shotgun sequence genome includes a region encoding these proteins:
- the SNRNP35 gene encoding U11/U12 small nuclear ribonucleoprotein 35 kDa protein has translation MNDWVPIAKEYDPLKAGSIDGTDEDPHDRAVWRAMLARYAPNKGVTGDPLLTLFVARLNLQTKEERLKEVFSRYGDIRRLRLVRDLVTGFSKGYAFIEYKEERSLLKAYRDADGLVIDQHEIFVDYELERTLKGWIPRRLGGGLGGKKESGQLRFGGRDRPFRKPINLPVVKNDQYREGKRERRERSRSRERHWDSRMRDRDRDHDRGREKRWLEREPSRVWPEGDWERERDFRDDRVKGKEKRDRSK, from the coding sequence ATGAATGACTGGGTGCCCATCGCCAAGGAGTATGACCCGCTTAAAGCTGGCAGCATCGATGGCACTGACGAAGACCCACACGACCGCGCGGTCTGGAGGGCCATGCTGGCACGCTACGCCCCCAACAAAGGCGTCACCGGAGACCCCCTCCTCACCCTGTTTGTGGCCAGACTGAACCTGCAGACCAAAGAGGAGAGGTTAAAGGAAGTGTTTTCCCGCTATGGGGACATCCGGCGGCTTCGGCTGGTGAGGGACTTGGTCACCGGCTTTTCAAAGGGCTACGCCTTCATTGAATACAAAGAGGAGCGTTCTCTGCTCAAAGCTTACCGGGACGCGGATGGCCTGGTCATCGACCAGCACGAGATATTTGTGGACTACGAACTGGAAAGGACTCTCAAAGGGTGGATTCCTCGGCGACTTGGAGGAGGCCTGGGGGGGAAAAAGGAATCTGGGCAACTGAGATTTGGGGGGCGGGATCGACCTTTCCGAAAACCCATTAATTTGCCCGTTGTGAAGAATGACCAgtacagagagggaaagagggagaggagggagcgcTCCCGATCCCGGGAAAGACACTGGGACTCCAGGATGCGGGATCGGGATCGAGACCATGACCGGGGCCGGGAGAAGAGATGGCTGGAAAGAGAACCAAGCAGGGTGTGGCCTGAGGGTgactgggagagagagagggacttcAGAGATGACAGGGtcaaggggaaggagaag